Proteins found in one Thermopolyspora flexuosa genomic segment:
- a CDS encoding TetR/AcrR family transcriptional regulator — MTNARTSRDGRSRILEGALRRFSRDGVSATTLASLRQESGVSVGSFYHHFASKEHVFGVLYHDICRMYYDAFLKELLRHEDARSGIEAIVAMHMKWCLDNPERARVFISERPPRRHEPGGPEVAETRRTFLRQVADWWRPHMNARLLREVPPTLCYVLWLGPANEMCRLWFAGAHQPTEEEIKELGVAAWHCLREPNPGEVR; from the coding sequence GTGACGAACGCGAGGACGAGCCGCGACGGCCGGAGCCGGATCCTCGAGGGCGCGTTGCGGCGCTTCAGCCGGGACGGCGTGTCGGCCACCACGCTCGCCAGCCTCCGGCAGGAAAGCGGAGTGAGCGTAGGTAGTTTTTACCATCACTTCGCCAGCAAAGAACACGTTTTCGGCGTCCTGTACCACGACATCTGCCGGATGTACTACGACGCCTTCCTCAAGGAGCTGCTCCGGCACGAGGACGCGCGGTCGGGGATCGAGGCCATCGTGGCCATGCACATGAAATGGTGCCTCGACAACCCCGAGCGGGCCCGCGTGTTCATCAGCGAGCGCCCGCCGCGGCGTCACGAGCCGGGCGGCCCCGAGGTCGCCGAGACCCGGCGCACCTTCCTCCGCCAGGTCGCGGACTGGTGGCGGCCGCACATGAACGCGCGGCTGCTGCGCGAGGTCCCCCCGACGCTGTGCTACGTGCTCTGGCTGGGCCCGGCGAACGAGATGTGCCGGCTGTGGTTCGCGGGCGCGCACCAGCCCACCGAGGAGGAGATCAAGGAGCTCGGCGTGGCCGCCTGGCACTGCCTGCGCGAGCCCAACCCGGGGGAGGTCCGCTAG
- a CDS encoding DUF7059 domain-containing protein codes for MDVPADLLARLRDRLVTTGYTIDGVRERLGDVAAAALAREELVPAERATRDPDPLGALIRLWWLGLAVPERHLELPVAELAAAGLLRRDGDEVRAAVHLQPWETGGYLVSDRKVRPGDPALRPDHVVGAGGASANLASLVTRRPVESALDLGTGCGVQVLHLAGRAGRVTATDVNPRALRLARLSWALSGIEGVDARLGSGFDPVADERFDLVVSNPPFVISPRGRFTYRESGAAADDFCRDLVRDAPRHLNPGGYCQILANWLHVAGEDWRDRVGGWLAATGCDGWAVQRDVLDPAEYVELWLRDSAEQGTPAYRERYDEWLTWLESLGVTGIGFGWITLRDGGSLDPVVRVEELTTPVEQPVGAYVDEVLDAIVTAHRIGADELRHARLVTRPDVVEERIGPPGAEDPARIVLRQTGGLRRHARVGTVEAALAGVCDGELPLGALLAAIAELTGADPDETMARIDELRPLIAEGFFRIKEPANDR; via the coding sequence GTGGACGTCCCCGCCGACCTGCTCGCCCGGCTCCGCGACCGGCTCGTCACCACCGGCTACACGATCGACGGCGTACGCGAGCGCCTCGGGGACGTCGCCGCCGCCGCGCTCGCCCGCGAGGAGCTCGTCCCCGCCGAGCGCGCCACCCGCGACCCCGACCCGCTCGGCGCGCTGATCCGGCTGTGGTGGCTCGGGCTCGCCGTACCCGAGCGGCACCTGGAGTTGCCGGTCGCCGAGCTCGCCGCCGCGGGCCTGCTGCGGCGCGACGGCGACGAGGTGCGCGCGGCCGTGCACCTGCAGCCCTGGGAGACCGGCGGCTACCTCGTCTCCGACCGCAAGGTACGGCCCGGCGACCCGGCGCTGCGCCCCGACCACGTGGTCGGCGCGGGCGGCGCCTCGGCGAACCTCGCCTCCCTCGTCACCCGCCGTCCCGTGGAGTCCGCGCTCGACCTCGGCACCGGGTGCGGCGTGCAGGTCCTCCACCTCGCCGGCCGGGCCGGGCGCGTCACCGCCACCGACGTAAACCCGCGGGCGCTGCGCCTCGCCCGGCTGAGCTGGGCGCTCTCCGGGATCGAGGGCGTGGACGCGCGGCTCGGCTCCGGCTTCGACCCGGTCGCGGATGAACGGTTCGACCTGGTGGTGAGCAACCCGCCGTTCGTGATCTCGCCGCGCGGCCGGTTCACCTACCGCGAGTCCGGCGCGGCCGCCGACGACTTCTGCCGCGACCTGGTCCGCGACGCCCCGCGGCACCTCAACCCGGGCGGGTACTGCCAGATCCTCGCCAACTGGCTGCACGTGGCGGGGGAGGACTGGCGGGACCGGGTCGGCGGCTGGCTCGCCGCCACCGGCTGCGACGGCTGGGCCGTACAGCGGGACGTGCTCGACCCGGCCGAGTACGTCGAGCTGTGGCTGCGGGACTCCGCCGAGCAGGGCACCCCCGCCTACCGGGAGCGGTACGACGAGTGGCTCACCTGGCTGGAGTCGCTCGGCGTCACCGGGATCGGGTTCGGCTGGATCACGCTGCGCGACGGCGGCAGCCTCGACCCGGTGGTGCGGGTCGAGGAGCTCACCACGCCGGTCGAGCAGCCGGTGGGCGCCTACGTCGACGAGGTGCTCGACGCGATCGTGACCGCGCACCGGATCGGCGCGGACGAGCTGCGCCACGCCCGCCTGGTGACCCGGCCGGACGTGGTCGAGGAGCGGATCGGGCCGCCGGGCGCCGAGGACCCCGCGCGCATCGTGCTCCGCCAGACCGGCGGGCTGCGCCGGCACGCCCGGGTCGGCACGGTGGAGGCCGCGCTCGCCGGGGTCTGCGACGGCGAGCTGCCGCTCGGCGCGCTGCTCGCCGCGATCGCCGAGCTGACCGGGGCCGACCCGGACGAGACCATGGCGCGGATCGACGAGCTGCGCCCGCTGATCGCCGAGGGCTTCTTCCGGATCAAGGAACCCGCAAACGATCGATAA
- a CDS encoding AfsR/SARP family transcriptional regulator — MAGQGGGDGLRFAILGPVRAWRDGQELDLGTPLQRSILAMLLIRAGRVVTPEEIIDGVWGEGAPPRALGALRTYVSRLRGVLEPGRSPRSRPQLLTSVGRGYALRLAEGALDLAEFERLVTDAESWRRDGRLAEAAETLRTALGLWAGEPLTGAVGPFAENQRERLAERRMTVVENLVDLDLGLGRHADLVAELRALTGEHPLRERLRAQLMLAYYRCGRQAEALNVFTETRRVLVEELGVEPGPELATLHRRILAGDPTLMAPSRAQVPDPRTPADGAQEGTPDDAQDGGNEAASPAARSDGPAVPDAPSAPATAHQVAPARTAEPPRPAQLPPAVADFTGRKKLVNRLCALLTDPATPEAVPIAAISGIGGVGKTTLAVHVAHLVQDRFPDGQLYADLRGYGEDPIAPETVLAAFLRGLGVPMDVIPEGTAERAALYRSLLADRRILVLLDNARDAEQVTPLLPGAPGCAAIVTGRVKFADLPAARLVDLDVMEPDEALDLFAAVAGPDRVAAERAAAMDVVAACGFLPLAVRIVAARLAARPAWTIASIVPRLADERRRLDELRVGNLAVSATFALGYGQLDERQARAFRLLSLPSGPAISVLAAAAMLGHDPVETEHVLESLVDASLLEAPAPGRYRFHDLLKLFARRQAERTEDVAETARALRRLLDFYLASAQAAHRLAYEGSLMADRLSKPAVPGRTFSSADEAVAWLAVEGEDMFAAIGQAVGEPGDGPVPLLTAADLLVAMEPLLETGTYAREFDRRARAVLAAARAAGDAASELRCRYVLARVRFGANRLDEAEQEFRRALDLTEATGDPVLTGEILNGLGVVAGRKRRHEEALDWFDAALKVYRSTGVPAGEALVLSYSARDHLGLGNPEAAIAAAERGLAIFTELGSGAGMARARYHLGIVLSRVGRFTEAVVHHAECLEFFRASRQRVWEQRVCCRLAETFVAAGRHADAARHAEQALAVSREIAHPYGEAQSLAVLGKALAGLGRTERSAECLRAAHDIFRRLGAPEADDLRPLLERNGVGS, encoded by the coding sequence ATGGCTGGTCAGGGTGGGGGAGATGGGCTGCGTTTCGCCATTCTCGGGCCGGTCCGGGCCTGGCGTGACGGCCAGGAGCTCGATCTGGGCACCCCGCTGCAGCGCTCGATCCTCGCGATGCTGCTGATCCGCGCGGGTCGCGTGGTCACTCCCGAGGAGATCATCGACGGGGTCTGGGGGGAGGGTGCGCCGCCCCGCGCGCTCGGCGCGCTGCGCACCTACGTCTCACGGCTGCGCGGCGTGCTCGAGCCGGGCCGTTCCCCGCGCTCCCGGCCGCAGCTGCTCACCTCGGTGGGCCGCGGGTACGCGCTGCGCCTCGCCGAGGGCGCGCTCGACCTCGCCGAGTTCGAGCGCCTCGTCACCGACGCCGAGTCCTGGCGGCGGGACGGACGGCTCGCCGAGGCCGCGGAGACGCTGCGCACCGCCCTCGGGCTGTGGGCCGGGGAGCCGCTCACCGGCGCGGTCGGCCCGTTCGCGGAGAACCAGCGGGAACGGCTGGCCGAGCGCCGCATGACCGTGGTGGAGAACCTCGTCGACCTCGACCTGGGGCTCGGCCGGCACGCCGACCTCGTCGCCGAGCTGCGCGCGCTCACCGGCGAGCATCCGCTGCGCGAACGGCTGCGCGCCCAGCTCATGCTCGCCTACTACCGCTGCGGGCGGCAGGCCGAGGCGCTGAACGTGTTCACCGAGACCCGGCGGGTGCTCGTCGAGGAGCTGGGCGTGGAGCCCGGGCCCGAGCTCGCCACGCTCCACCGGCGCATCCTCGCCGGCGACCCCACGCTCATGGCGCCCTCCCGCGCCCAGGTGCCGGACCCACGCACCCCCGCGGACGGCGCGCAGGAAGGCACGCCGGACGACGCGCAGGACGGCGGGAACGAGGCCGCCTCGCCCGCCGCGCGATCCGACGGCCCGGCCGTACCGGACGCCCCTTCCGCACCCGCCACGGCCCACCAGGTCGCGCCGGCCCGGACGGCCGAGCCGCCCCGGCCCGCCCAGCTGCCCCCCGCGGTCGCCGACTTCACCGGCCGCAAGAAGCTCGTCAACCGGCTCTGCGCGCTGCTCACCGACCCGGCCACGCCCGAGGCGGTGCCGATCGCCGCGATCTCCGGCATCGGCGGCGTGGGCAAGACGACGCTCGCCGTACACGTGGCGCACCTGGTGCAGGACCGGTTCCCCGACGGCCAGCTCTACGCGGACCTGCGCGGCTACGGCGAGGATCCGATCGCGCCGGAGACCGTGCTCGCCGCGTTCCTGCGCGGCCTCGGCGTGCCGATGGACGTCATCCCCGAGGGCACGGCCGAGCGGGCCGCGCTGTACCGCTCGCTCCTCGCCGACCGGCGCATCCTCGTGCTGCTCGACAACGCGCGGGACGCGGAGCAGGTGACGCCGCTGCTGCCCGGCGCGCCGGGCTGCGCGGCGATCGTCACCGGCCGGGTCAAGTTCGCCGACCTGCCGGCGGCCCGGCTCGTCGACCTCGACGTGATGGAGCCGGACGAGGCGCTCGACCTGTTCGCCGCGGTCGCCGGGCCGGATCGGGTGGCGGCCGAGCGCGCGGCCGCGATGGACGTGGTCGCCGCCTGCGGGTTCCTGCCGCTCGCGGTGCGCATCGTGGCGGCGCGGCTCGCCGCGCGGCCCGCGTGGACGATCGCCTCGATCGTGCCCCGGCTTGCCGACGAGCGGCGCCGCCTCGACGAGCTGCGGGTCGGCAACCTCGCGGTGAGCGCCACCTTCGCCCTCGGGTACGGCCAGCTCGACGAGCGGCAGGCCCGGGCGTTCCGGCTGCTGTCGCTGCCGAGCGGCCCGGCGATCTCGGTGCTCGCCGCGGCCGCGATGCTCGGCCACGACCCGGTCGAGACCGAGCACGTGCTCGAGTCGCTCGTCGACGCGAGCCTGCTCGAGGCCCCGGCGCCCGGCCGGTACCGCTTCCACGACCTGCTCAAGCTGTTCGCCCGGCGCCAGGCCGAGCGGACCGAGGACGTGGCGGAGACCGCGCGGGCGCTGCGCCGGCTGCTCGACTTCTACCTCGCCTCGGCGCAGGCGGCCCACCGGCTCGCCTACGAGGGCAGTCTCATGGCCGACCGGCTGTCGAAGCCCGCCGTGCCCGGCCGTACCTTCTCCTCGGCGGACGAGGCCGTGGCGTGGCTCGCGGTGGAGGGCGAGGACATGTTCGCCGCGATCGGGCAGGCGGTCGGCGAGCCGGGGGACGGGCCGGTGCCGCTGCTCACCGCCGCCGACCTGCTGGTGGCGATGGAGCCGCTGCTGGAGACCGGCACCTACGCCCGCGAGTTCGACCGGCGCGCCCGGGCCGTGCTCGCCGCCGCGCGCGCGGCCGGGGACGCGGCGAGCGAGCTGCGCTGCCGCTACGTGCTCGCCCGGGTGCGGTTCGGGGCGAACCGGCTGGACGAGGCCGAGCAGGAGTTCCGCCGCGCGCTCGACCTCACCGAGGCGACCGGCGACCCCGTGCTCACCGGCGAGATCCTCAACGGCCTCGGCGTGGTCGCCGGGCGTAAGCGCCGCCACGAGGAGGCGCTGGACTGGTTCGACGCGGCGCTCAAGGTCTACCGGTCGACCGGGGTGCCCGCGGGCGAGGCGCTCGTGCTCAGCTACTCGGCCCGCGACCACCTCGGCCTCGGGAACCCGGAGGCGGCGATCGCCGCGGCCGAGCGCGGGCTCGCCATCTTCACCGAGCTCGGCAGCGGGGCCGGGATGGCGCGGGCCCGGTACCACCTCGGCATCGTGCTCTCCCGGGTGGGCCGGTTCACCGAGGCGGTGGTGCACCACGCCGAGTGCCTGGAGTTCTTCCGGGCGAGCCGGCAGCGGGTCTGGGAGCAGCGGGTGTGCTGCCGCCTCGCGGAGACCTTCGTCGCCGCGGGCCGCCACGCGGACGCGGCCCGGCACGCCGAGCAGGCCCTCGCGGTGAGCCGGGAGATCGCCCACCCGTACGGCGAGGCCCAGTCGCTCGCGGTGCTCGGCAAGGCCCTCGCCGGCCTCGGCAGGACCGAGCGCAGCGCGGAGTGCCTGCGCGCCGCGCACGACATCTTCCGCCGCCTCGGCGCGCCCGAGGCGGACGACCTGCGCCCGCTGCTCGAGCGCAACGGCGTGGGCAGCTGA
- a CDS encoding pyridoxal phosphate-dependent aminotransferase, giving the protein MAGERVLHMAFGEAGLPVHPSLRERLEASSAQNGYGPVAGTAKLREAAAGYWARRGLPTDPELVICGPGSKPLLYALLMAIGGDIVLPRPSWVSYAAQAELIGVRPLLLPPPPGEGGVPDPGLVADAVREARARGRDVRSLLVTLPDNPTGLLPRPETVHGLVEVARELDLTIISDEIYGDLVHNPLNRCPSPAALAPERTVITTGLSKSLALGGWRIGVARLPDDAHDLRASMLAIASEIWSSPAAPIQHAAAYAFSEPVELVARIADSRRLHATVVRAVAERFLAAGAALHMPQGGFYLYPDFGFLTEFATSDEFAAALLDRYGVGVLPGSAFGDDPRALRVRVATSMMYGETEEQRLAALDAADPLRLPWIAEALDHLAEALAGITGNDVGPAARSLAHTSL; this is encoded by the coding sequence ATGGCGGGAGAGCGGGTGCTCCACATGGCGTTCGGGGAGGCAGGACTTCCGGTCCACCCCTCGTTACGGGAGCGCCTGGAGGCGTCCTCCGCGCAGAACGGCTACGGCCCGGTCGCGGGTACGGCGAAGCTGCGCGAGGCGGCGGCGGGCTACTGGGCGCGCCGCGGCCTGCCGACCGACCCGGAGCTGGTGATCTGCGGCCCCGGCAGCAAGCCGTTGCTGTACGCCCTCCTCATGGCGATCGGCGGGGACATCGTGCTGCCGCGGCCGAGCTGGGTGAGCTACGCCGCGCAGGCCGAGCTGATCGGGGTGCGTCCGCTGTTGCTGCCGCCACCGCCCGGTGAGGGCGGGGTGCCCGACCCCGGGCTCGTGGCCGACGCGGTGCGCGAGGCCCGCGCCCGCGGCCGCGACGTCCGCTCGCTGCTCGTCACCCTGCCCGACAACCCCACCGGGCTGCTCCCCCGGCCGGAGACCGTGCACGGGCTGGTCGAGGTGGCCCGCGAGCTCGACCTGACGATCATCTCCGACGAGATCTACGGCGACCTCGTGCACAACCCCCTCAACCGGTGCCCGAGCCCCGCCGCCCTCGCCCCCGAGCGCACCGTGATCACGACCGGGCTGAGCAAGAGCCTCGCCCTGGGCGGCTGGCGCATCGGCGTGGCCCGGCTCCCCGACGACGCCCACGACCTGCGCGCGAGCATGCTCGCCATCGCGAGCGAGATCTGGTCGAGCCCGGCGGCGCCCATCCAGCACGCGGCCGCCTACGCCTTCTCCGAGCCGGTCGAGCTCGTCGCCCGGATCGCCGACAGCAGGCGGCTGCACGCCACCGTGGTGCGGGCGGTGGCCGAGCGGTTCCTCGCCGCCGGGGCGGCCCTGCACATGCCGCAGGGCGGCTTCTACCTCTACCCCGACTTCGGCTTCCTCACCGAGTTCGCCACCTCGGACGAGTTCGCCGCGGCGCTGCTCGACCGGTACGGCGTGGGCGTGCTCCCCGGCAGCGCGTTCGGCGACGACCCGCGGGCGCTGCGGGTGCGGGTGGCGACGAGCATGATGTACGGCGAGACCGAGGAGCAGCGGCTGGCCGCCCTGGACGCCGCGGACCCGCTGCGCCTGCCGTGGATCGCCGAGGCGCTCGACCACCTCGCCGAGGCGCTCGCCGGCATCACCGGCAACGACGTCGGCCCGGCCGCCCGGTCGCTCGCCCACACCTCGCTCTGA
- a CDS encoding LysR family transcriptional regulator has product MLDIRRLALICEFARRGSIAATAAALGYTPSAVSQQLATLEREAGTALLDRTSRSAELTDAGRRLVAHAERILAMVEEAEADLSAHAATPRGRVVVTAFPTAAVAFAPALARSLRRHRELTLRLRQSRSGRGLREVQSGEVDIALVDDWYGRARGYDNLQVFPLLRDPLVLVVPRRHPMADPAVPVDLKALRDEPWMATPEGEPSRLAVDRLLADVGGAQPVAWEFEGLGTILGLVAKGVGIAAVPSLALAAGVRGIAVRRLPGDPPAREVHAVVRPSSTHRPSVAATLRAIHVAARYIAADLEPVQSLLPRDGARSAG; this is encoded by the coding sequence ATGCTAGATATCCGGCGCCTGGCCCTGATCTGTGAATTCGCCCGTAGGGGGAGCATTGCGGCGACGGCGGCCGCGTTGGGTTACACGCCGAGTGCGGTTTCCCAACAGCTCGCCACGCTGGAGCGTGAGGCGGGCACCGCGTTGCTCGACCGGACCTCGCGCAGCGCGGAGCTCACCGACGCCGGCCGCCGGCTCGTCGCGCACGCCGAGCGCATCCTCGCCATGGTCGAGGAGGCCGAGGCGGACCTGTCCGCGCACGCCGCCACGCCGCGGGGGCGGGTGGTGGTCACCGCCTTCCCCACGGCCGCCGTGGCGTTCGCCCCGGCGCTCGCCCGCTCGCTGCGGCGGCACAGGGAGCTCACCCTGCGGCTGCGGCAGAGCCGCTCCGGCCGCGGGCTGCGCGAGGTGCAGTCCGGCGAGGTGGACATCGCGCTCGTGGACGACTGGTACGGCCGCGCCCGCGGCTACGACAACCTGCAGGTGTTCCCGCTGCTGCGGGACCCGCTCGTGCTCGTGGTGCCCCGTAGGCACCCGATGGCCGACCCGGCGGTGCCGGTCGACCTGAAGGCGCTGCGGGACGAGCCGTGGATGGCGACCCCGGAGGGCGAGCCCTCCCGGCTCGCCGTGGACCGGCTGCTCGCCGACGTGGGCGGGGCCCAGCCGGTGGCGTGGGAGTTCGAGGGGCTCGGCACGATCCTCGGCCTGGTGGCGAAGGGGGTCGGCATCGCCGCGGTGCCCTCGCTCGCCCTCGCCGCCGGGGTGCGCGGCATCGCGGTACGGCGGCTGCCCGGCGACCCGCCCGCCCGCGAGGTGCACGCGGTGGTGCGGCCGTCGAGCACCCACCGGCCGTCGGTCGCCGCCACGCTGCGGGCGATCCACGTGGCCGCGCGGTACATCGCCGCGGATCTGGAACCCGTGCAGTCCCTGCTGCCGCGGGATGGGGCACGATCGGCGGGGTAG
- the fabG gene encoding 3-oxoacyl-ACP reductase FabG yields MPTSVPRRFEGRYALVTGAAQGIGAATARRLAAEGAAVAVVDLDAGRCGPVVDEIKQAGGEAIALACDVSDAAQVEAMVDAAVAAFGRIDVLVNNAGITRDNLLFKMSEEDWDRVVDVNLKSVFLVSRAVQRHMVAQRYGAIVNLSSRSALGNRGQANYSAAKAGIQGLTATMAIELGPFGIRVNAVAPGYIVTAMTEATAVRVGVTPEDHQAAAAANTPLRRVGRPEEVAAVVAFLASDDASYVSGQTLYVNGGAR; encoded by the coding sequence GTGCCGACATCGGTTCCCCGTCGCTTCGAGGGCAGGTACGCGCTGGTCACCGGAGCCGCGCAGGGCATCGGCGCCGCCACCGCGCGGCGGCTCGCCGCCGAGGGCGCCGCGGTCGCGGTGGTGGACCTCGACGCCGGCCGCTGCGGCCCGGTCGTGGACGAGATCAAACAGGCCGGCGGCGAGGCGATCGCGCTCGCCTGCGACGTGTCCGACGCCGCCCAGGTGGAGGCCATGGTCGACGCGGCCGTCGCCGCCTTCGGCCGTATCGACGTGCTCGTGAACAACGCCGGGATCACCCGCGACAACCTGCTGTTCAAGATGTCCGAGGAGGACTGGGACCGGGTCGTCGACGTCAACCTCAAGAGCGTCTTCCTGGTCTCCAGGGCGGTGCAGCGCCACATGGTCGCCCAGCGGTACGGCGCGATCGTCAACCTGTCGAGCCGTTCCGCGCTCGGCAACCGTGGCCAGGCGAACTACTCGGCGGCGAAGGCCGGGATCCAGGGCCTCACCGCCACGATGGCGATCGAGCTCGGCCCGTTCGGCATCCGGGTGAACGCCGTCGCCCCCGGCTACATCGTCACCGCGATGACCGAGGCCACGGCGGTCCGGGTCGGGGTCACCCCCGAGGACCACCAGGCGGCCGCCGCGGCGAACACCCCGCTGCGCCGCGTCGGCCGGCCGGAGGAGGTCGCGGCCGTGGTGGCGTTCCTCGCCTCCGACGACGCCTCGTACGTCAGCGGCCAGACCCTCTACGTCAACGGGGGCGCCCGCTAG
- a CDS encoding SCO5389 family protein, with protein sequence MSLTVPNDLLDQAQAGEVDDEAFVACIRDSLPYAWSLISGLVEERNRTGADFADNQVPPPDEAARGQLLRCMASDAMRGALERHFGVRLAFQNCHRVAVFAPTATEAYAEFITPRAQILNQKPELVDC encoded by the coding sequence ATGTCGCTGACCGTTCCCAACGATCTGCTCGACCAGGCCCAGGCCGGGGAGGTGGACGACGAGGCGTTCGTCGCCTGCATCCGCGACTCCCTGCCGTACGCCTGGTCGCTGATCAGCGGGCTCGTCGAGGAGCGTAACCGGACCGGCGCCGACTTCGCCGACAACCAGGTCCCGCCGCCGGACGAGGCCGCCCGCGGCCAGCTGCTGCGCTGCATGGCGAGCGACGCCATGCGCGGCGCGCTGGAGCGCCACTTCGGCGTGCGGCTCGCCTTCCAGAACTGCCACCGGGTCGCCGTGTTCGCGCCCACCGCGACCGAGGCGTACGCCGAGTTCATCACCCCGCGCGCGCAGATCCTCAACCAGAAGCCCGAGCTGGTCGACTGCTGA
- a CDS encoding ATP-binding protein — translation MRVAFVGKGGSGKTTLSSLFARYVAAEGGTVIAIDADINQHLGLVLGLEQDRLPEPLGAHLTEIKDYLRGDNPRIRSAAAMVKTTPPGRGSRLVRVDDPFFGKFSVEAEGLRLMVTGPFAEEDLGVACYHSKVGAVELYLNHLVDGPGEYVVVDMTAGADSFASGLFTRFDLTFLVAEPTRQGVGVYRQYREYAADYDVPIVVVGNKVQDDGDVAFLRDQVGDDLLVWLEHSRAVRGMEQGRPFTLDDLEPVNREALATMLRRLDAQPKDWEKFGRQAIEFHLRNAEAWANRAVGEDLRAQIDPDFVFGPVAAGSPA, via the coding sequence GTGAGGGTTGCCTTCGTCGGCAAGGGCGGCAGCGGGAAGACGACGCTGTCGTCGCTGTTCGCGAGGTACGTCGCCGCCGAGGGCGGCACGGTGATCGCCATCGACGCGGACATCAACCAGCACCTCGGGCTCGTGCTCGGGCTCGAGCAGGACCGCCTGCCGGAGCCGCTCGGCGCTCACCTGACCGAGATCAAGGACTACCTGCGCGGCGACAACCCGCGCATCCGCTCGGCCGCGGCCATGGTCAAGACGACCCCGCCGGGGCGGGGCTCCCGGCTGGTGCGGGTCGACGACCCGTTCTTCGGCAAGTTCAGCGTCGAGGCCGAAGGGCTGCGGCTCATGGTCACCGGCCCGTTCGCCGAGGAGGACCTGGGGGTCGCCTGCTACCACTCGAAGGTCGGGGCGGTCGAGCTCTACCTCAACCACCTGGTCGACGGCCCGGGCGAGTACGTGGTCGTCGACATGACGGCCGGCGCCGACTCGTTCGCCTCCGGCCTGTTCACGCGGTTCGACCTGACGTTCCTCGTCGCCGAGCCCACCCGGCAGGGCGTCGGCGTCTACCGCCAGTACCGCGAGTACGCCGCCGACTACGACGTGCCGATCGTGGTCGTGGGCAACAAGGTGCAGGACGACGGCGACGTCGCGTTCCTGCGCGACCAGGTGGGCGACGACCTGCTCGTCTGGCTGGAGCACTCGCGCGCGGTGCGCGGCATGGAGCAGGGCCGCCCGTTCACCCTCGACGACCTGGAGCCGGTCAACCGCGAGGCCCTCGCCACGATGCTGCGCCGGCTCGACGCGCAGCCCAAGGACTGGGAGAAGTTCGGCCGCCAGGCGATCGAGTTCCACCTGCGCAACGCCGAGGCGTGGGCGAACCGGGCGGTCGGCGAGGACCTGCGCGCCCAGATCGACCCGGACTTCGTCTTCGGCCCGGTCGCCGCGGGATCGCCCGCGTGA